One Dioscorea cayenensis subsp. rotundata cultivar TDr96_F1 chromosome 19, TDr96_F1_v2_PseudoChromosome.rev07_lg8_w22 25.fasta, whole genome shotgun sequence genomic window, TGCATTCAAGGTTTAGTATATAACGTTACAAAAAATATTTCCCTTTTAGTAAAACAAAATGGAACAAAGTTTTACTTGTTTAAGCATGGGTTGAAGACAACATATATACCTTTTAAATTGTACTTGTATTaagaagattaaaaataattaatttcactcTCAAGATATTCTGATCATATATACATGGAAACATAAGTGAAGATAGAGCAAGAAATTTGAATGGGCATGTCCTTGATATGTCTATGCTTTGTCTGCATGCAGGGAAGCATGGGCTTTATCTCTTTCATTTCTATTTATAATTAagatttaagaaaatatagataACTATACATGAATAATTCACAAAATTGAAAGTTGGtattgtgttttaaaaaaaattataactagtTTGCATattgtcaaccattggatagcccaatcgTAAGACACTTGGGTGCAAGAGGAGGGTAACGGTTCAAATCCCTCACATGGCAGTACTATTCCTGTATTGTTCATGCACTGTACACCTGGTCAAGTACTGTTTATGTACTGTTTACGGCCTAGGTGTGGGTCCCTTATGAGAGAAAAGTGGTCTCACCCCTCTAAGGTTGCATGGCAAGGGGATTTTCCTAAGAGATTTGTAAGCCACCATAATTGACGTATCTCCGTACCTATCTGTCATTTTGACAATTCCTTAAATAAAGGGCATTTGTCgcttattagaaaaaaaaacaatagtttGCTAATGATTTTCAAACTCTTCAAGGATATAAAATTAGTTAACTATTATATATTAAGTAAagtatttttggtatttatatcAACTTAGATATGAGTTTTAGGGTTGATGTATGtcttcataaataaatatttctgtTTCGAAATatgatagtttttaaaaaaaaataaataaataaatcataattcatTGAAAATGAGAAAAGATGATTACAGATAGAAGAACCAAaggataaaacaaaaataataacaaaacgGCTGAAATCTAACTAACAGAAAGACCACCGGGGTGGTGCacagaaaaaaccaaaaaagagtACAAACTTCCTTGGGGAAGAAAAACCCAGTAAAAAGTATTTGTAACATTAGTAATTAGAAACTATCATAATGTTAGAAAAGTATTCAAATATGTACTTTAGTCAGACTATTAATAAACTCAAAATCTATctaaaagaaaagatggtcATAGATGGTCTCGAGAAatgataaatctttttttattcatttataataCCTCTCTTTAAGTCATTCTATTTAGTCACTTTCAATGTTTTAGTTTATAATTCATTTGATTAGAACATTGGAGCCATTTGTAGAATATTTTCCAAATAGACCCTTGGCCCAGAAGACTTTTGTATCATCTATTTGTACTCGTATAATGTATAGCACTTCATTTATGTATCTATTCACAACagatatataataagaaaaacaaattatatatgtgGGACAAGAAGTGATGaagatttttgttttacatGTAATGCTTTTCCTTTGTTGTTTAGCTTAGAGAATCATTTCTTAATTCATTTTTTCTCTCCTAATTTACATACCAAAATGGAataagacataaaaaaaaacataaaactttatttttatttttttccttcaaatatttcatttttctatCTTTCTAGTTTACACCGAAGAATTCCGATTTGTTTATTTCAATTTATCGTTTTTGATATCTTAACTCATTTGGAATAAAAGAATTTTTCCATTCTTATGCCAAATTTGTTAATCATTTATCATGTAACAGACATTGTATATTTGAATGAACCACATCTTTTTAggcttattattttttagattaattaTGTCACATGAAACATGTAGGCTCTTTTAAAAGCTGTGCTAtgtgtttgtttatgaaaaagtttttctttaattagacTATCTCAAAAGTTGTGCTTTGGTAACtcagtggaaaatttttccacagTAATTAACACTCACTCTCTTGTAACATGGCCTAACATGTAAGAGTTCCAACGTTAACTAATTAAACTCATGTGGACTATTATAAATTGAAACGATCTATACTCTTCTCTTTACCATATGCCATGCGTATGTGATCAACCCTAGCAGCAACCTCTATTCGGCATTATTATAGTGAGAAATAAttcctatgtattttttttaagaataataatattaaaatattataattacaaataatctttttttatttaaataaatatctcttattattttattgataagcaagtattataataaatttagtttattataacatactattattttctctcatttttgtctttttctaattttcacGGTCTATTTTCtcttatatctatttttttttaattttcgtCGTCTACATTTTTAAATGGACTatgatatatcttttatttggcCGGGTTTCAATactctaaaattatatataaattctacCTTATCAAcccataacatttttttttagtgttatgaagaataaatctaaaatatattTCCAATGTTAATTTCTCTTACTAAAACCATATCATTAAACATGCATCATAGCAACATCACAAAAAAAACCATACAATACACATGCACAACACAAGCCAGATCACATCAATTCTTCAATATGCATATATTTGTTCTCACACAGGGGATCTCTCccaccaatcctatgttttgttggCTCAAAGCCACACATGCACCAATTATCAGCCCAGTCTCTTGTCATAACACTCAGACAGATCTAGATGCTACCCTACATACCATTCAAACACCCCATCATATATCCTTCCATCCAacaccaacaccaccaccaccaccaccaccacctccaccaccaccaccaccacctccctTCCTATATATAACCCCAACAATCACCACTCTCCCAAACAtataaacacacaaacacattcatacacatacaaacaaacaaatatatatccatatatatatattggccaAGCTTAACTCTTTTCATGGCTTGTATCAACATGTACAACAGTGGGCAAGAGCATCATCACCAAGGAGGCATTCCCATGAGCCCTAGGATCTCCTTCTCCAATGACTTTGTAGTTGAGCAGGCTGCTGCCATTTCATCAGTGCCGAAGCTTTCGCCTTCTCCGGGGGACCCAGACTTTGAGTTCTCAGTCGGCAGCCGGCCAATGATGGCTGCTGATGAATTGTTTTTCAAAGGGAGATTAGTACCACTCAGAGAACATTGCATCATGCCAAGAACCACCACCTTACGTGATGAACTGCTCGctggagatgaagatgatgctgaTGTTTGGGGATCGACATCGAGGCCGATGAAGTCTATCAAGTGGAAGGAGCTTCTAGGGTTGAAGAAGCAAGGGGGGCATTATGGGAATAAGAAGCAGGAGATGAAAAGTACTATTGAGGGAGGAACATGTAGGGTTGATGAAGGTGGCAAGACTATACTGCaggttaatttaatttaattcccATGATAACCCTGTAGAGTTTATCATTTCTTTTCCCATAATAGCCttaaaagtcttttttttttttttcttattgcatGCCATAGTTCTATTATTATGTGTTCTTATAATGACCCTTGTTTTTTGGTGTTTTGTAGGAGGAGGAGGACTGATGATTTGAAGCTCAGACAAGACTAGGAATAACTATGAACATGAAGATGCTTTtctttcccttctttttttaattctgcgtttttttttttaattattagtttgtaGAGAGAATTTACTTGGATTTTTAGAAgggtttcttttttattttttattttattttattttattttatttttttgagttatgTTTATGATCTGTAGGTTGAACTGTAGTGAAGAATTTTCTGGACTTTAGTTAATTATTATGTCACTTGTACAAAATGTTTTTCCAGCTGGGAAATTAATGTGTGATGATTTTTGAATCTAGATCTGTGGATGGGGGCTTTAATGTCTTCTTGGGTTGATGTTTTTGGTCCTTGCAATGCAATCAAAATGAatgtgctcttcttcttcttctttttcttttcacagagagagagagagagagagaaagaaagaagggatATTTTAAGATATGAATATGAAGATGATGCATGCATGGTGACATTAATGGAGACTGGTAGTATTGAGCTGGTGGCATGTTCAATGGAGGATTATAAAATAACTgagaagaagacaaaaacattGAAGATGAAATGTTTGTAGGAAAAGGACAGGGATTGGTGTTAAAGAGAAAGATTAAAAGTTCTTTTTTTCCCCTGAattcatttgttatttttttaagtatttgttATTTAGTGGCCATGCATTCATGTGCTTTGATTGACACCCTACCTATGCCCATAAATTCAggttattaggttttttttttaattagagtgACTAAACTATGCCATATTAATATTTAGAGTTAAAGAAATTAAAGGGTTAAGCGAGTCAAACAACCCGACTTTGATTGCGCCCCTTTCAGTCTGAGTAATTctattttcaccattttttctGTTTGgtattctttcttctttgtgGGTCTTTGTGTTGATCTGATTTTTACTTATGATGACCcggttttttgttttatttgttctatTCTTAAGTAGGgcagtggtttatctatttttaaaaaaaaaattaaaaatttaatgccAAAGTAGAAGAAGCCAAATGAAAGTCAATTGATCAAGTCTTTTactttgagttttattttattcttatttattttaggttTCTTTCCACAATATGTATtccacttttatttatttatttattttgattgaacTGAATTTGCAGCTAATTGCACCTTGATTATGGAAATTTGTATATGGCTCAAGGGCCATGGGGGCAGTTGGTGGTTAATTTAACCTTCTCCTTACAATACTTTTAATTagctttttttgtttcatttttttatatttttttataagaaaaacacaaaattagtGGAGCACATTAAaacttttttcttaaaaaacttcatttgtttaaataattgtGGATAAGAGACCATATCCTATgcaatgaaaattatatatataccctaaaaaaaaaaataataatttattataaattataatttttaaaaattgattttttttttttaaacaagcaCTGTACAGATGCAAAGTGTCGACCttcaaaataagagaaaaataaaatattgactGTTCATTTGCATTCTTTATGATCATACTCCTctttgttgaaaaataaaaatactcttTCTAATCTAAAGTTTATTAAACTAACCATATATACCTTATGTCAAATGATATATTTATCCCTAAACTCTTTCCCAGgggtatatctatatatgtgtaTGCAATTCTAATCGGGGGGATTTTACCACAAATTTCTCTTTAAATTATGCCTATATCAACCGTACGGTACAACTATAAAGAAATTGAAACCAAATAGTAAAAAGTTAACCCTCAATTAGATTTTGtcataggtatatatatatatatataaccgcAATTTTGAATTATTGTAGAGAAATGAGAAATCCATGCAAATTCATATATAGTATTCCTAGGAAAACTTTGGTTCTCACCcattttcttcttgatttgtCACCCTGCAATATTATGGTTTATTCATGATCAGACCAGCCCAGCCCACAAATTAGtgaaactaatatatattttcaataaccACCaaggaaagaaaattttttcCATCTAAAGAAGTAAGTTTGCCTTCTTATTCCAATTAATACACTCAAATCCAAGCAAAGGTCTCTAACTGACTTTGCATTTCTTTATGTCAACCTTAAACCTAACAAGATTCTAGTTAATTTGATCTTGTCTATATATAACCTCataactctatatatatatatatatatatatatatatatgtatatgaagaaaacaagaattaagCTCTTGTAATATCCAAGTTTTACTAGCCTGGGGGAGAtcctattttctttctttctttatttaataacaaaGCAGTTTAACTTAATCATTCTAGTTTCTGTGTTTACGTGTTTgtaaacttcaaattttctacCACTTGTTGTGAAATTTGATCTTTAATTTCTACTAATTAATGCTCAGTTCAGTTTGTcagtatgcattttttttttttgggtaattaattagtatatatatatatatatatcctgcATGTAAAACCTagtaatttatatttgtttgctaTTTATGTTGAATTAGGTAAGTGTTGGAAAAGCCAGGTTCAATTGTACAAGTTGGAATGAAAAGTTTATTGGTAGACCAACCACTGTGGGTGGGTCTGAAATTTGTCTTGGCTTTCAAGTGTTCATGGAATCTAGAAAAAAAACTTTACAACATTATATCATCAACTGTGTATGAtgtgctttaaaaaaaatggcattttaACATGAGCATATACAACTCAAAcacatattcattaaaaaagaaaaataaataaaaatcatatgttAAATCATTCAATAATTAAATTCCATTTTGTTGCAAAAGAGAAATTATATATCACATCCCATCATACAACTCAAAACATATTCACTCATCACTGAACTatgatcacaaaaaaaaaaaaaagtcaagctTTTCAATACAACAAATGAAGTGATAAAGAACTCCAATACCAAAACCAAAAAAGCAAAACATGCATGCAATTATATGATCTTCTTAATTTCTcatattaacattaattaattaattacatgagatcatgttttttattaattacaagAGTTCTTACAATGAGCAATGGCAGCCTGGATGGCACTGTGGAGTTCCTCCATTGAACTCTCATGCGGGGAAGAGAACGTCGCCGGAGCGGCAACAAGAAGGCCACTGTTGGTAGGAGAAGTCCTCATCGACGCCGGAGCTGAGAACTCTCTCCTCCTACTACTCTTCAATCCATCCTTATCCTTCACTGAAAAAGAATAAGGTCTTCTACGTAAATCTCTTCTCTCAGCTTTCTCTCTTCTGAAGAAGAACAAAGACTCCATGACACTCTTGTATCTCTTGAACACTCTACTTATATTAAACCCTTTCTTTCTAGTAttactgttcttcttcttcttctt contains:
- the LOC120250075 gene encoding uncharacterized protein LOC120250075; translation: MACINMYNSGQEHHHQGGIPMSPRISFSNDFVVEQAAAISSVPKLSPSPGDPDFEFSVGSRPMMAADELFFKGRLVPLREHCIMPRTTTLRDELLAGDEDDADVWGSTSRPMKSIKWKELLGLKKQGGHYGNKKQEMKSTIEGGTCRVDEGGKTILQEEED